A stretch of DNA from Hoeflea ulvae:
GCGTTCCAGATAGGCATTGGCCGAGGCAATGCTGGCTTCATCCGCCGGGTTTTCGATCAGCGCCAGGATCCGCGCATCCTCGCCGACCACCCGCGGCAGGGTGCGAAACCGCTCGATCTCGCTTTCCACCGCCCGCCGTGTGACGATCAGGCTTTGCTCCAGCCCGGCCTCGATCTCCACCGCCGCCAACCGGTAGGCGACCATCCAGGCAGCAGCCGCTGCGGCAATCGCCGCAACAATCATGATGGCTGTCAGGAGAGGGCTTGGCCGCACCATGGGAAAATCCGGGATCGTCGACATTCTTGCGTCACCGATCCTAGTGGTTTCGCCATGATCGGCAACAGCACCGCTGCTCATGGCGCGCAAGGCGAGATGCGGACAGGCGCCGCCGCTTCGGCTCCGAGTCTCTCGCAGCCGCCTGCATGGCAAAGCTGCCAGGCCGACACCGTGGCGCCTGATGATGCCAGAACCAGTTCCGGCACCACCGGCAATGTGGGCGTCCAGACCCACCAGCCGTCTTCAAGCGTCGCGCCTTCGCCCGGGTCCATGCCGGCGCCCGAGCCCTTGACCCGCGCCTCGGTCAGTTCCAGCCCCTCAGCCGTGACCTGCCAGCTCTCCCGCCACTCGGTCTTTTCCACCGAATGGGTCCAGGACAGGCTGAACACAGCCGTCGCGATGGTCATCGCCTTGCCGCCTGCCAGGATGCAAAGCGAAAGCCCCATTCAGGCAGCCTCCATGCCCGCGCGCATCTGCCGGTAGGCCAGGAATGCGAAGACCGCCGCCAGCGCAAAGCCGATCTCGTCGGTCAGCGGCAGGGAGGCGACCAGAGTGAACGCCGCCGCCATGCCCAGCGCCCGGAGCGGCCAGCCAAGCGGTCCGCCGAGGAATCCGATCACCGCAGCGCCCCACAGCCCGATTGCCAGCGTCGTCTTGGCGACAATGTAGATCACCGCCGGCACATAGCCGATTTCGGACGCCAGCGCGCCGCCATCCTGCAGCATCAGCGCCGGCGTGTAGACCGCCATGAACGGGATCACGAACCCGGCGGCGGCCACCTTGATCGCCTCCATCGAGATTTTGAGCCCGTTCTCCTTGGCAATCGGCGCGGCTGCGAAACAGGCCAGCGCCACCGGCGGCGTAAGATCGGCCAGAATGCCGAAATAGAACACGAACATGTGGCTGACGATCAACGGCACGCCAAGTTCCAGAAGCGCCGGACCGGCAATCGACGAGGTGATGATGTAGTTGGGGATCGTCGGAATTCCCATGCCGAGCACGATGCAGGTGATCATCGTCAGAACCAGCGACAAGAACAGGCTTTCCTGACCGACCGAGACAATGAACTGGCCAAAGGTATTGGCAGCCCCGGTCAGCGTCATGGTGCCGATGATGATGCCGACCACGGCGCAGGCGACACCGACCGGCAGCGCCGTCTTGGCACCTTCGGCCAGCGCATCCCGGCAGATCACCAGCGTCTCCCGCCCGCCCTTGGACAGCGCGTTCCAGGCAATCAGCGCCAGCACCGCCGCCAGGATCACCATGATGCCGAATTGCAGAAAGGCCGCGGCGACAACGCCAAGCCCGATCCAGAACATCAGCCGGATTACGCCGGCAGGCAGGCCCAGCGCGATTGATCCGCCGAGAATGAGCAGCACCGTCAGCGCCAGTCCCACAGTTCCGGCAAACAGCGGCGTGTAGCCCGAAAACAGCAGATAGATCAGCATCAGCAACGGCAGCACCAGGAACCACTGCTGTTTCAGCGCCTTCATCGGTGATGGCAGCTGGTCTTTTGGCAGGCCGACCAGATTGTGCTTGCCGGCCTCCAGATGCACCATCCAGAAGGCGGAGGCGAAATAGAGCACCGCCGGAATGATCGCCGCCTGGACGACCTCGTAATATTCGACGCCGAGCGTTTCGGCCATGATGAAGGCCACCGCCCCCATCACTGGCGGCATCAGCTGTCCGCCCATCGAGGCGGTCGATTCCACCCCGCCGGCGAAGGCGGACCGGTAGCCGAACTTCTTCATCAGCGGGATGGTGAACTGTCCGGTGGTCACCACATTGGCAACGCCGGAACCGGAAATCGTGCCCATCAGGCCGGACGAGATCACCGACACCTTGGCCGCGCCGCCGCGCTTGTGGCCGACCAGGCCCAGCGACACGTCGGTAAACAGCTGGATCATGCCTGCTTTTTCAAGGAAGGCGCCAAACAGGATGAACAGGAAGATGAAGCTCGACGAGACAAAGATCGGGATGCCGTAGATGCCCTCGGTGCCATAGGCCATATGGTCGATGACCTGGGCGAAATCATAGCCGCGGTGATCGAACGGCGCCGGCAGATATTCGCCGAACAGGCAATAGGCCAGAAACGCGCCGGAAATGATCGGCAGCGCCGGGCCCATGATCACCCAGGCCGCGGCAAACACGGTTGCCAGCGCAATCACGCCCATGACGATATCGCGCTCGAGCGGATCGCCGGCACGCATCAGCA
This window harbors:
- a CDS encoding TRAP transporter permease, which codes for MLHDQTPHQAPEEQPDLGLHDPLAESFPATREGRFLFWIALVFSVFQIATAAHIVDFASQIVRAFHVGFLMLLTFPLIALVRNAGPAMKGVAWIVGGLGVLVAFYQWYEYTELLMRAGDPLERDIVMGVIALATVFAAAWVIMGPALPIISGAFLAYCLFGEYLPAPFDHRGYDFAQVIDHMAYGTEGIYGIPIFVSSSFIFLFILFGAFLEKAGMIQLFTDVSLGLVGHKRGGAAKVSVISSGLMGTISGSGVANVVTTGQFTIPLMKKFGYRSAFAGGVESTASMGGQLMPPVMGAVAFIMAETLGVEYYEVVQAAIIPAVLYFASAFWMVHLEAGKHNLVGLPKDQLPSPMKALKQQWFLVLPLLMLIYLLFSGYTPLFAGTVGLALTVLLILGGSIALGLPAGVIRLMFWIGLGVVAAAFLQFGIMVILAAVLALIAWNALSKGGRETLVICRDALAEGAKTALPVGVACAVVGIIIGTMTLTGAANTFGQFIVSVGQESLFLSLVLTMITCIVLGMGIPTIPNYIITSSIAGPALLELGVPLIVSHMFVFYFGILADLTPPVALACFAAAPIAKENGLKISMEAIKVAAAGFVIPFMAVYTPALMLQDGGALASEIGYVPAVIYIVAKTTLAIGLWGAAVIGFLGGPLGWPLRALGMAAAFTLVASLPLTDEIGFALAAVFAFLAYRQMRAGMEAA
- a CDS encoding DUF1850 domain-containing protein, with the translated sequence MGLSLCILAGGKAMTIATAVFSLSWTHSVEKTEWRESWQVTAEGLELTEARVKGSGAGMDPGEGATLEDGWWVWTPTLPVVPELVLASSGATVSAWQLCHAGGCERLGAEAAAPVRISPCAP